The Candidatus Binataceae bacterium genomic interval TCCGCCATTATCTTCGAGCCCACGCAACTTGCAAGTCCCGGAATCGGTTATAATCCGCACGCCATGATGGAGAGACGAGTCTTATACGCGCGGGAGGCGATGGCGCATCTGCGCGCCGCCGACCCGGTTCTGGCGCGGGTGATCGACGCGGTCGGGCCCCTCGAGATAGAGCTTCGGCGCGAACGCTTCCAGGCGCTCGGCCGCGCGATCATCTTTCAGCAGCTCGCCGGCGCCGCCGCCCACACGATCTATACTCGGTTCGTCGCGCTCTTTCCTGGCCGCCGGTTTCCCACGCCGCGCCAGGTGCTCGACGCGCCGGCCGAAGACCTGCGGCGCGCCGGGCTCTCGCGTCAGAAGAGCCTCTACCTCAAGGACCTCGCCGCGCACGTCGATAATGGCACGCTGAACTTCCATCGCTTCTCCGCGATGGACGACGAGGAGATTATCCTCGACCTGACGCGCGTGCACGGAATCGGACGATGGACCGCGGAAATGTTCCTGATGTTCAATCTCGGGCGACCCGACGTTCTGCCGGTGGACGACCTGGGAGTTCGCAACGCAGCGCGCCGGATCTACCGGATGCGCAAGATGCCCGACGCCAAACGGTTGCGTGCGCTGGCCGAACGATGGCGTCCGTACCGGTCGGCCGCTTCGTGGTACCTCTGGCGCAGCGGCGACATCGTGCTGCCCGGCGACCGCCTGACCGCGCGCAAGCCGCGGCGCCAGGATCGGCCGGCGAAGCGAAGCTAGCGCGGCGCCAGCGCCTCCAGCGCCCGCTCGTCGGGGCGATGGCTGCCGGCGGAGCTGATCGCCGAGATCACGACTTGGTTTGCGCCCGCGTCGAGATGAGCCTTAAGGCATCCACGCATCCGCTGCTCGTCGCCCCACGCCACCAGCGCGTCAATCAGGCGGTCGCTGCCGTCGCCGGCCAGGTCGGCGTCCGTAAAGCCGAGCGCGCGGAGATGCGCATGGTAGGTCGGCGAGCCGAGGTAGAAATGCAGGAACTTGCGCGCGGCGGCGCGCGCCCGCGCCGCGTCGGTCTCGAGCATCACCACCTGCTGCGCGCAAATCCATTTCCCGGGACCGATGGTCTCGCGCATCGTCGCGACCGCTGCGGGCGGCATCAGCGCCGTAATCGTCCCGCCCGTCTCGCCGACCGCCAGTTCGAGCATCCGCGGCCGCAGCGCCGCGAGGATTATCGGCGGTTCAACCGCGGGCCGGGGGCCGTAATACGGCGCCTCACGCATCCGGGTCAAATACTCGCGCATGTAACTGAGGGGCTTTTGATAGTTGAGCCCGTGGCGTTTCATGAAGGGGCCGCCGCTCACTCCCATCCCGAGGACAAAGCGCCCGGGGAACATCTCGCCGAGCGTGCGTGCCGCCCCGGCCATCGCGGCCGGTGCCCGCTTCCATACCACCGCCACCGCCGCGCCCGCGATCAGCCGTTCAG includes:
- a CDS encoding DNA-3-methyladenine glycosylase — its product is MAHLRAADPVLARVIDAVGPLEIELRRERFQALGRAIIFQQLAGAAAHTIYTRFVALFPGRRFPTPRQVLDAPAEDLRRAGLSRQKSLYLKDLAAHVDNGTLNFHRFSAMDDEEIILDLTRVHGIGRWTAEMFLMFNLGRPDVLPVDDLGVRNAARRIYRMRKMPDAKRLRALAERWRPYRSAASWYLWRSGDIVLPGDRLTARKPRRQDRPAKRS
- a CDS encoding TIGR03620 family F420-dependent LLM class oxidoreductase; the encoded protein is MELGKFGIFSYLDTLRAAEVAAFARKLEHLGYSALWFPETFGRDPFVCAAHVLGNTERLIAGAAVAVVWKRAPAAMAGAARTLGEMFPGRFVLGMGVSGGPFMKRHGLNYQKPLSYMREYLTRMREAPYYGPRPAVEPPIILAALRPRMLELAVGETGGTITALMPPAAVATMRETIGPGKWICAQQVVMLETDAARARAAARKFLHFYLGSPTYHAHLRALGFTDADLAGDGSDRLIDALVAWGDEQRMRGCLKAHLDAGANQVVISAISSAGSHRPDERALEALAPR